A window of Oncorhynchus masou masou isolate Uvic2021 chromosome 16, UVic_Omas_1.1, whole genome shotgun sequence genomic DNA:
atgggcagggtatatgcaaatgaaatactgtagaatttaaTATAGTTTACACAAACTGGGATATGGTGGGGGGGAATGGGCAGGATATATGCAaatgaaatactgtagtatttaataTAGTTTACACAAACTGGGATATGGTGGGGGGAATGGGCAGGGTTtatgcaaattaaatactgtagAATTTAATATAGTTTACACAAACTGGGATATGGTGGGGGGGAATGGGCAGGATATATGCAaatgaaatactgtagtatttaataTAGTTTACACAAACTGGGATATGGTGGGGGGAATGGGCAGGGTTtatgcaaattaaatactgtagAATTTAATATAGTTTACACAAACTGGGATATGGTGGGGGGGAATGGGCAGGATATATGCAAATGAAATTTAATATAGTTTACACAAACTGGGATATGGTGGGGGGGAATGGGCAGGGTTTATGCAaatgaaatactgtagtatttaataGAGTTTACACAAACTGGGATATGGTGGGggggaatgggcagggtatatgcaaatgaaatactgtagtatttaataTAGTTTTCACAAATGTAGTATTTTTGCATAGATTTCTGTAGTATTTACTAGTGTTTTTTTGTGGATACCACCTTGTGTAGTATAGCATTCCACAGTATACTACAGAATTAtatagtatgtactgtagtattCCATAGTAAACTGCAGTATTATTTCGTaggtaaatctgaaatgtcagactACAATTTGCAACCACAGATCACTCTGGgtcagatgttaacagaatgtgtaatttGGCCTATTAAACACAAAAACGATTCAttagaattaggcaggtctgcTGCCACATTTTCATATGTCAATCGAACTCAGGCCCCTCCCAGCCAACATAACCATGCATCATACATGCCGCGTTTTAAAAAGGAACTGCGCTCAACTTTTGCAGGACAGAGGGGGCTCTCTGCAGGGCAGAAAGGACACTTAAATCTGGACTAACCACAAGCCCTGTGTTTTAGGTCAGTTTTTTTGTTTTCTCTTTATAATAGCCGCAACAGAAATGACAGCAACTATCGTTCCTCCTTTCTTAGAATACACCGAAGTGAACAAGGTAACATATGTTCATTGACTGCTTTGAGCGGAGGGCTGAAGCTAACGTACCTGGCTAGCTAATTGCTCAACTAATTTATAGTCGCCTAGCTAGCTCATTAACTTTTTCGGGATTGTTCAGCAAACGTCAGTGAGTACTAGCTGTATGCATGGCATGTAGGTGACAACGTATAAAGTGCTTAATGGCTGTTAACAATTCAGTACATTTGTAATAATTCGCTTACCAGGCAATTTATGTTGTCGCTGTTCATGTCACATGTCATGTTGAGGTCTAGATAAGAGTGCTTAGCGTCGCAAGCTTACAATCTAACGTTACCATTTTTAAATGTTACCTAGATAGTTATGTAGTAACTAAACCGATTATTTGACAATACAAAGCTTTGCCATCAAACTATGGGTTCACGTCACATGGTATTAAATGATTTGATGAACAGGCGGATTCAACACTAAGGATAGCTACTACTAGTTTTTTTGCAACCATTTGCGCGGTTGACGTGTGCAGTGCAGGCTTTGCTGAGAAGCTGTGTCGCGCAGAGATATggcaatcaaatgttattggtagAAACGCATAATTAGCAGCTGTTATTGCGGATGTATCGAAATGCTTGTTTTCCTAGCCCCAACAGTGCATTAGTATCTCAAAATTCACAACACAcgaatctaaaagtaaaagaatggaattaagaaatatctaAATATTGGGACGAGCAATGTCAGCGTGGCATTAACTAAAATACAGTAAAATTGAATACAATATATACAAGTGAGATGAGTAAaccaatatgtaaacattattaaagcgtCCAGTGTTCCATGTCtttgtatatagggcagcagcctctaaggtgcaggattGAGTAACCGGGCAATCCCCACTCAGTACGAATTGTAAACAGCTGTGCCTCAGTTTGAAAACATATTGGATCCCGAAAGTAACATGTCAGCATTTGAATACTGTTTATCTATATCCCATTTGAAATAGATAACCAGTAAACATTTGCTGAAAGTTTTAATCGATTGTCTTGTCTATGTAACTAGCATTTGTGCATATTGCTGTCACATGCACATACTAAAGCCATAATTGTTAGGCAGTGATTTTTGTTTGCCAGTTGCCCATTTGTCTTTACCATGTGACTATGGAGATGAGTCTTTCTATATTGCTGTTCAAGAGTTACCTAGTAGAATGAATATTCTGTTCAATGCAAGTAATAAAAGGTCGGGACTGTAACCTCGCTCAAAGTACTGCTAGATCAACTTTCTTTTCATTCACTACTGATTGACAGACACTTTATCTACATTTGTATGTGACTTTTCTTTGCAGAACAATAAGATGTtgaactacaacaacaacacttTCAGTGGGCCCCACAACAACGGCTCCTCCTTGCTGGACAGGAAGGCGGTGGGGGGCAGTGGGCTGTTGCAGCACTGTGACTCGGTCACCCTTCCCAATGCTAAATTCAACCAGAACCAGTTCATCAACAGTCTGAAGGTGGACCCCTTCTCGCTCCTGATCGGTGGTGGCGGCAGTAAAAACAAGGAGAACTGCTTCCGAGATCGCTCCTTCTCAGAGACCGGAGAGCGCCTCAAGCCGGGTAGTCAGCTCCAGGGTCTCGGCATCGGACAGAGCCAGAGCCAGCAGCAGGTCAACTCCAGCCGCTATAAGACGGAGCTGTGCCGGCCCTTCGAGGAGAATGGCTCCTGCAAGTACGGTGACAAGTGCCAGTTTGCCCACGGCATGCAAGAACTGCGCAGCCTGAGCCGCCACCCCAAGTACAAGACAGAGTTGTGTCGCACCTTCCACACTATGGGCTTCTGCCCCTACGGCCCGCGCTGCCACTTCATCCACAATGCAGAGGAGCGCCGCGGCCCACCGCCACCCCTCTCCACTTTCAACAAGATTGAGCGCCCTCGCCTCCAGCACAGCTTCAGCTTTGCTGGCTTCCCCAGCCAGGGCGGTCTGCAGGTCAGCCCCACCTCGGTCACCCCACCACCTATCTCCACCGATGAGGACATGAGTGACTGGCCCAGCAAACCCTTCACCTACACCAGCCAGGAGCTGGCCAACCTGTTCGGGCCCAGCTTAGGGGGGGGCCTCCCTGTCTTGGAGCCTGGTCTGCTGACCCCGGCAACGCCCTCCCCCACCGCCCCCTGCTTCTTCCGGCCcatgtcggagtctcccgccagtCCCCCGGACTCTCTCTCAGACCTGGAGGGCTACCAGAGCAGTCAGAGCGGCTCGGAGTCTCCCAGCCTGGACGCCTCACGCCGCCTGCCCATCTTCAGCAGGCTCTCCATCTCTGATGATTAGTgtctacaacccccccccccccatgatcCCGTCCCTCACCTTGTTTACAACCCAGAAGTGGACATGGTAGTTCTATGCAGCAGTGTTGCCACTTAGTCCAATCAAAATGCAGATTTCCACCTCTGCTCcccccctgtcctcctcatctcagATGAATCCGATTAGCCAATGAACAGAGGTGTCTTTTATTTTACCTAAATGGTCACTAAAGAATCGCGATATGTAGCAGTTAACATGAGAACACTAGTTCAAGACAAGTCGTCCTTGGGTGAAGGGCTACAATAACGGTAAATGGTAGAGATGGATCAGAACATGTCAGGAGTCCTCTGTTGTTTTGGTGTGTAGCAGTTCTGCATATCGTCACGTGACCGTTGCTGCCTGTGCCACAGCTATCTTCAAACCTCTCATCCTTCTACGCCTCGAGAGGATTTGTGACAAATCAGTGCTCCATTTACAATGGGTCACCTTTCTCTTAAAATTAAACCAGCAAAAATATTATTGGACAATCAGTTCTGATGAAGTGCCTTGGTGATGTCCGATCAATGTGTACCAAGACATCTGTGGGACTACAATGGTTACTTTTAATGATCCCATGTTTTCTCCTGACCCTCTATTTTTGAATTGTGTAATTTTTGGATATGGGGACTAGACAAATGCACAGATGGCTTTTGTTTAGAATCAGGGTGGGAAGAATTAACATTTTATTTTGGTGCTGGTATGTGCTCTCTGGCACCATGACGACAACCCCTAAAAATAATCTGTGGTGCCCTTAAAAAATGTCTCTTTGTCGTCATGTTGAAGGTCGGAGGAGCAGGACTGTTCATATGAGTAAACTCTGGCCAATCAATATTAATATTTGATCTtggcctgtcctctgtctcccaggaccccccaccaccacccagctTAACAGCTGGCTGAGAGGACCCCTCAGTCTCCACTGGCAAAAATCTGAGTGAAAAGCTCTTTCATTAATTCCACCTTGttcaacagtatattattatTGTTTAGTTTGTTTTAAAGACCTTGAGGTTTTTCCTTGTCACTGATTATTTAACTTATCAGAATGTATTTATTGCTGATCTTAAggcatttttttgtatttatctTGATAATGAAACAATAGAATATATTTTCTTTTATGTTAAATTATGATCTTCTGTATTGATTGAAGGTTTTTtttccatgtttttttttcttccacaGTTAATATATTATACAGCAATTACTTTGTTTTGTAACTACACTTTGATTTAATTTAAACTTATTTTTGTTGTATTTATTGTTTTTCCCCTTCCCTGATGTTCTGAACTGTGGTTCTATCCTAATCCTCCTTCCAGTTGTGGATTGCAGCAGCTCTCCAAGGTTCTCTAGAATGCAGAATTAGGCTTCAGTCCTCTTCCTGTTATTTCACTTTCTTTTGACCAGGACAAACATTAATTTTAGTATTTAAATCACTCTTAGCCTGTATAACCAGCGTTTTTATGCTGCTAACGACAAATGGAAATGTCTTGAATTAGTTAATTATGGACGCTCGCATATTCCACAATGCCATGAACCGATTtattagttgtttttttttgccAAATAAGGTGATGTTTTGGTCATGTTTGTTGGACCAGTCATTCCCATTTAAGTACCTATCAATACATTCCAGGTATCCCCAAGCATTGTGCCTTTATCACACGTTTTACAACACAGAGCAGATTTAAGCCTAAACCTCTTGTAGTGGAATAAAGGTTAACAGGGTTGACATCAATCAACAGGTGAATGTATTCTTTTAGCAGCTGTTGCTGTTCTCTACAGTCTTCTTCATTCTCATGTATTATTTTTGTAATGACAGATTGCAGTTTAAACTTTAAACCAATAAAACCCATTTCTATTGAACGCCTGTCTTCTTGATTGACAAGGGCTGTTTGCGGCTAAGGTTGGGAAAATGTTCATTAATCTTTTCATTGTTTTTGATGTAATCATTAAATGGCAACTCATCCCATGACAATGGTGAGAACTGTTTCAGTAGGGAAAGCAGCCTGTGTCCTAGGAGCTGGCTTCATTTGGCCTGGGCATTGAATGGGAACCATGTTGGTGAAGCAGTGCTAGATGGTTTGTATCCTATCGCATATCTTCGACTTATTCTCTCAAGTCTATACTCCAGAAAACTGGGGAACTTGGTTTGAAAGGCTTGGGTTTGAGCACGGCCAAGTAGCTAACCTAACCCCAAATACAGTCAAACAAAATTACTGTTTTCCAGGAAAGCTTTCCTGTCTTGGAAATGTTAACTTCTATTCTCTCGCTCAGGGCCTCCTCAAACTATTGTTGGTGGGCTGCTTTACTCTGTTGATTAGAAGCAACCGAAGAACAGCAACAAACTTTCAGTGTTGCGCCCTATCTCGAGGACCGAGATCAGGCTTTCACAGGCTGCatcaccatggttactgtaaGGTAGGAAACTTGAGCTTTTATGGTGTTGACTCTCCCATGTGTTTTGGCCCtaattctctcttctcccccccccagTCCCTCAGTTAGGCCTGTTACAGCTGATGAATTGCGGGTTCAGTTTATTTGTTATTCCACGCTAGCCAGGGCCGGGCCCCCTGAGGCCTGGTCTTATCTCTAATTTCCTCACAGAGACAAGTTAGGAACACGGTTGCTCCATTAGTCTAAGTCAATACAAACTTGAAGCAAAAAATCTGCTCTGTGTTCATTGTAGTACACCGAGCTGCAAAGAACATCCCTTGTTTTGATTACTTCTTACCTCATGATCCAGCTAAGACCTTGTTTTGTTCAGTTTTCAGTACAGGGTTTCCCCCgtgcacatttagttttttgccctagcatTACTCAGCTGATTCAGATAATCAAAGCTTGATATGTTGGTTAATTGAATCAGCTGTGTTAGGGcgaaaaccaaaacgtgcacaaGACGGGGGCcacaggaccgagtttggggaaACCTTACACAGGCTCTCAGCTGgcttaaagacatgctctggaACTTTGGCAACTACAaagttattatatatattttttaatgtctTTGGGTTGGGTTTGTCAATGTTTAGTTCAAAATCTGTGAGCAGTATTACGGTCTTAACTCAATTAGCCAGTAAATCCCTAATTTGAAAGCGACTGCTTTTCTGGAAGCTCTGCTGCACCATTTTCCACCACGTGAGCCAGCTCCTTAGCAATTTGAGTTATAGCCAATAAGCTCAGACTctcgccatttgagtgacagctaacAACAcgtgcaccctcatagatatcatcctaaccaacttgccctccaaatatacctctgctgttttcatccaagatctcagtgatcattgcctcattgcctgcatccgtaacgAGTCTGCGGTCAGAAGACCACCCCTCATCATTATCAAAcgttccctaaaacacttcagcgagcaatccttcctaatcgacctggcccgggtatcctggaaggatattacctcatcccgtcagtagaggatgcctggtcattctttaaaagtgccttcctctcaatcctaaataagcatgcccctttcaaaaaacattgaaccaggaacagatatagcccttggttctctccagacctgactgcccttgaccagcacaaaaacatcctgtggcattctgcattagcatcgaatatccTCCGTGATATGCAATCTTTCAGGGAaattaggaacaaatatacacaggcagttaggaaagctaaggctagctttatcaagcagaaatgtgcatcctgtagtacaaactcaaaacaGTTCTGGGACTCTGGaaggtccatggagaataagagcacctcctcccagctgcccactgcactgaggctaggaaacaatgtcaccaccgataaatccactataattgagaatttcaatatgcatttttctacggctggtcatgctttccacttggctacccctaccccggtcaacagccctgcactccccacagcaactagCCCAAGCCtacccatttctccttcacccaaatccagatagctgatgttcttaaAGAACTGCAAAACCTGCACCCCTACAAagcagccgggctagacaatctggaccctctctttttaaaattatctgccaaaattgttgcaactcctattactagcctgttcaacctctctctcgtATCGTCTGAGTTTCCTAAAAATTGGTAAGCTGCCGCGGTCAAGagtggagacactctagacccaaattgctacagacatatctatcctaccctgcctttctaaggtcttcgaaagccaagtcaacaaacagattaccgaccatttcgaatcccaccgtaccttctctgctatgcaatctggtttcagagctggtcatgggtgcatctcagccacgctcaaggtcctatcatcataaccgccatcggtaagagacattactgtgccgccgtattcatcgacctggccaaggctttcgactctgtcaatcgccacattcttattggcagactcaacagccttggttctCAGATAGAAGAAGTAGTCCATACAGACCTCTTGCAGTCtgtatgggggtgccacagggttcaattctcgggctgactctcttctctgtatatatcaatgatgtcgctcttgctgctggtgactctctgatccacctctacgcagacgacaccattcggaatacttctggcccttctttggacactgtgttaactaacctctagatgagcttcaatgccatacaactctccttccgtggcctccaactgctcttaaatgcaaggaaaactaaatgcatgcttttcaaccaaccACTGatcacctgctcgcccgtccagcatcactactctgtacagttctgacttagagtatgtggaaaactacaaatacctaggtgtctggctagagtaaactctccttccagactcacatcaagcatctccaatccaaaattaaatctagaatctgctttctatttcgcaacaaagcactCATGCTGCTacacataccctcgtaaaactgaccatcctaccgttCCTCGAcctcggcgatgtcatctataaaatagcctccaacactctactcaacaaattggatgcagtctatcacagtgccatccgttttgtcaccaaagccccatatattgcCCACCACTGCAAACCGTACACTGTCGTTGGCTGGCCATCGcctcatactcgtcaccaaacccactggctcctggtcatctacaagtctctgctaggtcaagccccaccttatctcagctcactggtcaccatagcagcatccacccgtagcacacgctccagcaggtatatctcactggtcacccccaaagccaattcctccttaggccgcctttccttccagttctctgctgccaatgactggaatgaactgcaaaaatcactgtagcttgagacccatatctccctcactagctttaagcaccagctgttagagcagctcacagatcactgcacctgtacatagctcatccgtaaacagcccacccaactacctcatccccatactgtatttattaatttatcttgctcctttgcaccccagtatctctactatctaccattccagtgtgtaattgctatattgtaattacttcgccaccatggcccatttattgccttacctcttatCTTAaatcatttgcactcactgtatatagatttttcttttgtctactgtattattgaccgtattatgtttgtttattcctctgtgttgttgtacgtaTGTGTTGAaatgctgtgctttatcttggccaggtcgcagttgtaaatgagaacttgttctcaactagcctacccggttaaat
This region includes:
- the LOC135557895 gene encoding mRNA decay activator protein ZFP36L1-like isoform X1; this translates as MTATIVPPFLEYTEVNKNNKMLNYNNNTFSGPHNNGSSLLDRKAVGGSGLLQHCDSVTLPNAKFNQNQFINSLKVDPFSLLIGGGGSKNKENCFRDRSFSETGERLKPGSQLQGLGIGQSQSQQQVNSSRYKTELCRPFEENGSCKYGDKCQFAHGMQELRSLSRHPKYKTELCRTFHTMGFCPYGPRCHFIHNAEERRGPPPPLSTFNKIERPRLQHSFSFAGFPSQGGLQVSPTSVTPPPISTDEDMSDWPSKPFTYTSQELANLFGPSLGGGLPVLEPGLLTPATPSPTAPCFFRPMSESPASPPDSLSDLEGYQSSQSGSESPSLDASRRLPIFSRLSISDD
- the LOC135557895 gene encoding mRNA decay activator protein ZFP36L1-like isoform X2 — its product is MLNYNNNTFSGPHNNGSSLLDRKAVGGSGLLQHCDSVTLPNAKFNQNQFINSLKVDPFSLLIGGGGSKNKENCFRDRSFSETGERLKPGSQLQGLGIGQSQSQQQVNSSRYKTELCRPFEENGSCKYGDKCQFAHGMQELRSLSRHPKYKTELCRTFHTMGFCPYGPRCHFIHNAEERRGPPPPLSTFNKIERPRLQHSFSFAGFPSQGGLQVSPTSVTPPPISTDEDMSDWPSKPFTYTSQELANLFGPSLGGGLPVLEPGLLTPATPSPTAPCFFRPMSESPASPPDSLSDLEGYQSSQSGSESPSLDASRRLPIFSRLSISDD